The Treponema medium genome has a window encoding:
- a CDS encoding peptidoglycan DD-metalloendopeptidase family protein, translating to MDIITYHASDMDILQSDSMPFSAQITHKSGYTGGQARQAAVAADMRFFSGFDEVRSAYTHTKPPATFNRAVPLIRFNPLPFLLVFSILYALLALPLLRTGVGSYSIRTMTFNEEPSSSRALHSYIFPEQENFTDQEAVTATDGYVSTVTFKDYTVKKGDTVSGIASQAGLRNFGTLLSVNNIDNARRISAGQVLRIPSMDGLLYTVKKNETLAGIAAAHNVTVTALLDANDLTNETLAVGQKLFIPGASLSSFELRKALGELFIYPIHGRLTSPFGYRSDPFTGVRSFHSGVDLAAPTGTSVKATLDGRIAETGFNRIFGNYIIITHDRGYQSLYGHLSAIYVKRGQYVTQGAVVGAVGNTGYSTGPHLHLSIYKNGRLINPFSVLK from the coding sequence GCGCGGCAAGCGGCGGTAGCAGCCGATATGCGTTTTTTTTCAGGCTTTGACGAGGTTCGTTCGGCGTATACCCATACAAAGCCGCCGGCTACTTTTAATCGTGCTGTGCCGCTGATACGGTTTAACCCTTTGCCTTTTTTGCTGGTTTTCAGTATCCTTTATGCGTTATTGGCGCTGCCGTTGCTGCGTACCGGAGTCGGTTCTTATTCTATACGGACAATGACCTTTAACGAAGAGCCTTCATCCAGCCGCGCTTTGCATTCATATATTTTCCCTGAACAGGAGAACTTTACCGATCAAGAGGCTGTGACTGCTACGGACGGTTATGTTTCGACGGTAACGTTTAAAGACTATACGGTAAAAAAGGGAGATACTGTCAGCGGTATTGCCTCTCAGGCTGGATTGCGGAATTTCGGAACGCTGTTATCGGTTAATAACATCGATAACGCCCGCAGGATTAGTGCGGGACAGGTGCTGCGTATACCTTCGATGGACGGTCTTTTATATACGGTCAAAAAGAATGAAACACTTGCAGGTATCGCAGCAGCTCATAACGTAACCGTTACGGCTTTGCTTGATGCAAACGACTTAACGAATGAAACCCTTGCTGTCGGACAGAAGCTTTTTATTCCCGGCGCATCGCTTTCGTCTTTTGAGCTGCGAAAAGCGCTTGGCGAATTATTTATCTATCCGATACACGGTAGGCTTACTTCGCCGTTCGGCTACCGGAGCGATCCTTTTACAGGGGTGCGAAGTTTTCATTCAGGTGTTGATTTGGCTGCGCCGACAGGGACATCCGTTAAGGCAACACTTGATGGAAGAATTGCCGAGACAGGATTTAACCGTATTTTTGGGAATTATATCATTATTACTCATGATAGAGGTTATCAGTCCCTTTACGGTCATTTGTCTGCGATTTATGTAAAGCGGGGGCAGTATGTCACGCAAGGTGCGGTCGTGGGGGCGGTCGGTAATACCGGCTATTCCACGGGTCCCCATTTACACTTGTCTATTTATAAAAATGGGAGATTGATCAATCCATTCTCCGTTCTAAAATAA
- a CDS encoding FlgD immunoglobulin-like domain containing protein, whose protein sequence is MKRGVFTLCALLGAYTFLFAYNPPAGGESANTFFSPDLLGGQASATGGPFGDGNPAELATNPALSAYEQRVIFDLSYAAVIGFNKNTANDFGLKGHLANIDFLYPARWGVIAADVHFFTSSFDSLPWGTAGSLRLSYSKDLTDNLALGIGLYGVFGTGWGVGADIGVLYRFGDLGFAKDSKVGASITGMGKPYNAGRGGIKGTGQTSGFPGNSFPGMVTPRIGFATTFISVKNFKLGMAFDLSFPTFQNLVFDTGLHMKFADMVTFKTGWNFNLVETLNHRQTYIPSFALACSIKIKSKNANEANAWEQSDITPQVAVKPFYNNIWAIGAGVNVKVGKTDTAAPVISINYPETQYISPNNDGVQDVLEIPLSITDERYVMSWQCVFENEKGARVRTIANKEARPQLSGKSFWKLLTKAKSGVEVPETLRWDGMLDSGSVAPDGTYYFTLTASDDNNNTAKSERYAVVVDNTPPVITLTPPTGQNALIFSPDGDGNKDTFLIKQSGSVEDKWTATVIDADNRVVRTVDTVKAAPSDFVWDGKNDTGEFVPDGIYTYKIAATDRAGNSASQSVSNIIVDTIKPSVGISISTNAFSPNGDGVKDTITLSPAIPIQTGLQEWKIDIQNAKGTTVHTITDSRIEAITFDGKDKNGKVLPEGDYKAVLSARYVNGYAPTETSPVFALNVTAPKATVKASTAIFSPDGDGKLDTVTFTQQVSAGDSWTAEIYALDGAGNMTGKPVRSFAITKDNATNFAWNGRNNTGALLADGKYVYRLVGKNDAGNTGYSAPVPVELNTEKADIILSANMLAFSPNKDGVQDTIVFSPKLKSNTAAASYTFGIYDKTGAAVKTLSGNGMPPASISWDGVADAGDAKGRLCADGSYSAAIDVTLTNGQTAKSAIPEIILDTMYPEVEISAPYSAFSTDSAAKRPNLPITQKASAENLWTGSVTTSGNKEVRNFTWEGKAADFVWDGTDASGNKVPDGTYRYTIFAQDPAGNRTIKSLDNIVIDSRVPKAYITAELPAFSPNGDGVKDTQTLTIHTTLKDGLAAWSVVIKPADNSAAASIKTWSSEKGNVFASSIQWDGKSDAGRVASGTFVAELSLRYTKGDELVVSSAPFVSSTKAPELGVKMLPKYFSPDNDGNEDELFINLSAKSDTQLKQWSFEIREPEDTGNKLFWSTGGKNKITEQIIWDGRSLRGETVQSATDYPYTFTVTDEVGQTSVVKGYIPIDVLVIRDGDKLKIAVPSIIFRKNAADFEGLEQNVVDRNVKVLTRIAEILNKFPEYKVQVEGHANNTSGTEREEREDLIPLSGARADAVRRFLIEKGVARGRLSSVGIGGTKPIASLSDRDNWWKNRRVEFILIK, encoded by the coding sequence GTGAAACGAGGGGTATTCACTTTATGTGCATTATTGGGTGCATATACATTCTTGTTTGCTTATAACCCGCCTGCGGGAGGGGAATCTGCCAACACGTTCTTTTCTCCCGATTTACTGGGTGGTCAAGCAAGCGCTACCGGCGGACCGTTCGGGGATGGAAATCCTGCCGAATTGGCAACGAACCCTGCGCTTTCAGCGTATGAACAGCGAGTCATCTTTGACCTTTCTTATGCTGCCGTTATCGGGTTTAATAAAAACACCGCAAACGACTTCGGATTGAAAGGGCATTTGGCAAACATCGATTTTTTGTATCCGGCGCGATGGGGTGTTATTGCCGCCGATGTTCATTTTTTTACTTCATCGTTTGACTCGCTGCCGTGGGGTACTGCCGGTTCGTTGCGGCTTTCGTATTCAAAGGATTTAACCGATAACTTGGCACTCGGCATCGGTTTATATGGTGTTTTCGGTACCGGTTGGGGCGTAGGAGCCGATATCGGTGTACTGTATCGGTTCGGTGATCTCGGATTTGCAAAAGATTCAAAAGTCGGCGCTTCGATTACCGGAATGGGTAAACCGTATAACGCCGGCAGGGGCGGTATAAAAGGAACCGGTCAAACGAGCGGATTCCCCGGGAATAGTTTTCCGGGTATGGTTACTCCCCGTATTGGCTTTGCGACCACTTTTATTTCGGTGAAAAACTTTAAGCTTGGTATGGCTTTTGATCTATCCTTTCCGACATTCCAAAACCTTGTTTTTGATACCGGTTTGCACATGAAGTTTGCCGATATGGTTACCTTTAAAACCGGTTGGAACTTCAATCTTGTCGAAACGCTGAATCATCGCCAAACCTATATTCCGTCATTTGCTCTTGCTTGTTCAATTAAAATTAAATCAAAAAATGCAAATGAAGCGAATGCATGGGAACAGAGCGACATTACTCCGCAGGTTGCCGTTAAACCTTTCTATAATAATATCTGGGCAATCGGCGCAGGGGTAAATGTTAAGGTTGGAAAAACCGATACGGCAGCTCCTGTTATCAGCATTAATTATCCTGAAACTCAATATATTTCTCCCAATAACGACGGTGTGCAGGATGTGCTCGAAATTCCGTTATCCATCACTGATGAACGCTATGTAATGTCATGGCAGTGTGTTTTTGAGAACGAAAAAGGAGCGCGCGTTCGTACAATCGCGAATAAAGAAGCGCGTCCGCAACTAAGTGGAAAGTCGTTCTGGAAACTTCTGACAAAAGCAAAATCCGGCGTTGAAGTACCGGAGACGCTGCGCTGGGATGGTATGCTTGATTCCGGTTCGGTAGCGCCCGACGGAACCTACTACTTTACGCTTACCGCCTCGGATGATAACAATAACACGGCAAAGAGCGAACGGTATGCCGTAGTAGTCGATAATACGCCGCCGGTGATTACCCTTACGCCTCCTACCGGTCAAAATGCATTGATTTTCAGTCCTGACGGGGATGGAAACAAGGATACGTTCCTTATCAAACAGAGCGGTTCTGTTGAAGATAAGTGGACAGCCACCGTTATCGACGCCGATAATCGTGTTGTACGTACTGTCGATACTGTAAAAGCTGCCCCTTCAGATTTTGTCTGGGATGGAAAGAACGATACCGGTGAATTTGTTCCTGATGGTATTTACACTTATAAAATTGCCGCTACCGACCGTGCGGGAAACAGTGCATCACAGTCGGTTTCCAATATCATTGTAGACACTATCAAGCCTTCGGTCGGTATTTCAATTAGCACCAATGCCTTTTCTCCAAACGGGGACGGTGTGAAAGATACTATTACCCTATCTCCGGCGATTCCGATTCAAACCGGCTTGCAGGAATGGAAAATCGATATACAAAACGCAAAGGGAACGACGGTACACACAATAACTGATAGCCGAATCGAGGCAATTACTTTTGACGGAAAGGATAAAAACGGTAAGGTTTTACCGGAAGGCGATTACAAAGCAGTGCTTTCCGCCCGTTATGTAAACGGATATGCACCGACTGAAACGTCACCGGTTTTCGCCCTCAATGTTACTGCTCCTAAGGCAACGGTAAAAGCTTCGACCGCTATTTTCTCACCGGATGGAGATGGAAAGCTTGATACAGTTACCTTTACGCAGCAAGTAAGTGCCGGTGATAGCTGGACAGCCGAAATTTATGCCCTTGACGGTGCAGGAAATATGACCGGTAAGCCGGTACGCAGCTTTGCAATTACAAAAGATAACGCTACGAATTTTGCTTGGAACGGGCGGAATAACACCGGCGCCTTGCTTGCGGACGGAAAATATGTCTATCGATTAGTAGGTAAAAACGATGCCGGTAATACCGGATATTCGGCACCCGTTCCGGTTGAGCTTAATACCGAAAAAGCGGATATCATTTTATCTGCAAATATGCTGGCATTCTCGCCGAACAAAGACGGTGTACAGGATACGATTGTATTTTCACCAAAACTGAAATCGAATACTGCCGCAGCTTCCTATACCTTTGGTATTTACGATAAAACAGGCGCTGCCGTAAAAACGCTTTCAGGAAACGGGATGCCGCCCGCTTCAATCAGCTGGGATGGTGTCGCAGATGCCGGAGATGCAAAAGGCCGACTTTGTGCAGACGGTTCATACTCTGCGGCTATCGACGTAACACTTACCAACGGGCAGACGGCTAAATCGGCGATCCCCGAAATTATCCTCGATACGATGTATCCCGAAGTTGAAATTTCTGCACCGTATTCGGCGTTCTCGACGGATAGTGCAGCAAAACGTCCGAATTTGCCCATAACGCAAAAAGCTTCTGCAGAAAACTTGTGGACAGGTAGCGTTACCACTTCCGGTAATAAAGAAGTGCGAAACTTTACATGGGAAGGGAAAGCTGCCGATTTTGTGTGGGACGGAACCGATGCTTCGGGGAATAAAGTTCCTGATGGAACCTACCGCTATACTATTTTTGCACAAGACCCTGCCGGTAACAGAACTATTAAGTCGCTTGACAATATCGTGATTGATTCACGTGTTCCGAAGGCATATATCACTGCGGAGCTACCCGCATTCTCACCCAACGGAGACGGGGTAAAGGATACGCAAACCTTGACCATTCATACAACGTTGAAAGACGGGCTTGCTGCATGGTCGGTTGTGATAAAACCGGCAGACAACAGCGCCGCTGCGTCGATAAAAACGTGGTCGTCAGAAAAAGGCAATGTGTTTGCTTCTTCCATTCAATGGGACGGTAAATCCGATGCAGGCAGAGTTGCGTCCGGTACTTTTGTCGCGGAGCTTTCACTCCGGTATACGAAAGGTGATGAGCTGGTTGTCAGTAGTGCTCCATTTGTTTCTTCGACAAAAGCTCCTGAGCTCGGGGTTAAGATGCTTCCTAAGTATTTCAGCCCGGATAATGATGGTAACGAAGATGAACTCTTTATCAATCTGTCTGCAAAGTCGGATACGCAGTTAAAGCAATGGTCGTTTGAAATTCGCGAACCGGAAGATACCGGTAATAAGCTGTTCTGGAGTACCGGTGGAAAAAATAAGATAACTGAACAGATTATTTGGGATGGCCGTTCGTTAAGAGGTGAAACCGTACAATCGGCTACCGACTATCCGTATACCTTTACCGTAACCGATGAAGTCGGGCAGACCTCCGTTGTAAAAGGTTATATCCCGATTGACGTTTTGGTTATCCGCGATGGCGACAAGTTAAAGATTGCAGTTCCTTCTATTATCTTTAGAAAGAATGCAGCAGATTTTGAAGGGCTTGAACAAAATGTCGTTGATCGGAACGTTAAGGTATTAACCCGTATCGCGGAGATTTTGAATAAGTTTCCCGAATACAAGGTACAGGTTGAAGGGCATGCAAATAATACAAGCGGAACGGAGCGTGAAGAAAGAGAAGATCTTATTCCGCTTTCGGGTGCGCGCGCCGATGCTGTCCGTAGATTCCTGATTGAAAAAGGTGTTGCTCGCGGCAGACTGTCGTCAGTCGGTATCGGCGGTACAAAACCGATTGCATCGCTTTCGGATCGGGATAACTGGTGGAAAAACCGCCGCGTTGAATTTATCTTGATTAAATAA
- the coaE gene encoding dephospho-CoA kinase (Dephospho-CoA kinase (CoaE) performs the final step in coenzyme A biosynthesis.): protein MAKKIANLIGLVGQSCAGKNLVADFLEEKGYAVIDADKVAHTVLQEQSEAVIARFSPYAEKQRLQLRTQEGSLNRKALSVLLFSDPALLAEHEAFILPKIEARIRNLINTALTEQPNRPVVLNAPTLHKTSLTPECSFILYIKAPFFIRLIRGKKRDAIPLCRLIARFLQQKDFFAQYLSQNADIVSVVNARSVQSLRKKIERVLREKGF, encoded by the coding sequence ATGGCAAAAAAAATAGCTAACCTTATTGGACTGGTTGGGCAGTCTTGTGCAGGAAAAAACCTTGTTGCGGATTTCCTTGAAGAAAAGGGTTATGCAGTTATCGATGCCGATAAGGTTGCTCATACAGTTTTGCAGGAACAAAGCGAAGCGGTGATAGCACGTTTTTCGCCTTATGCCGAAAAACAAAGGTTGCAGCTGCGGACGCAGGAGGGCTCATTGAACAGAAAGGCGTTGAGCGTCCTGCTTTTTTCGGATCCCGCCTTATTAGCGGAACATGAGGCTTTTATTCTCCCCAAAATTGAAGCGCGTATCCGAAATCTTATTAACACTGCTTTAACCGAACAGCCGAATCGACCGGTTGTCCTTAACGCACCGACATTGCATAAAACCTCTCTAACCCCGGAATGTTCGTTTATTCTGTATATTAAGGCTCCTTTTTTTATCAGGCTTATCCGGGGCAAAAAAAGGGATGCTATTCCGCTTTGCCGGCTCATTGCCCGTTTTTTACAGCAAAAAGATTTCTTTGCTCAATACCTTTCACAAAATGCCGATATTGTAAGCGTAGTAAACGCTCGTTCCGTGCAGTCTTTACGGAAAAAAATCGAGCGCGTACTGCGCGAAAAGGGTTTTTGA
- a CDS encoding SPOR domain-containing protein: MEQKKILWVILSVSLFVLIIFGIALFLYSPSRNSATALAGGETIPYETTTTSANVDPDLWARDPDRVAGLDRNAPAAAGNIINLNNLNIISTDGQSGQTNGIDVSDLTVQAGDADVSGLPKDLAAQIGIDTAPEQPEEQPVSEKKEEAPIQPPAAVAVQTQPKPVVEKKPAQASASVTIKPKAKTPAKPAAPQVQTLYWVQTASLASRINAERARDKLAAQHMKVEIFTKETSSGLTHRVRVGPFTNNTEAKYWLNSIKKIEGFEKSYVTEEKVKTNN, from the coding sequence ATGGAACAAAAGAAAATTTTATGGGTCATCCTTTCGGTAAGCTTATTCGTATTGATTATTTTTGGTATTGCACTATTTTTATATTCACCGTCGCGGAATAGCGCAACGGCATTGGCTGGCGGGGAAACTATTCCTTATGAAACGACCACTACTTCCGCCAATGTTGATCCCGATTTATGGGCACGAGACCCCGATAGGGTTGCCGGGCTGGATAGAAACGCTCCTGCTGCTGCCGGAAACATTATCAATTTGAATAATCTGAATATCATTTCGACTGATGGGCAGAGCGGCCAAACAAACGGGATTGACGTTTCCGATTTAACCGTACAGGCTGGTGATGCCGATGTCTCCGGATTGCCAAAAGATTTGGCGGCACAAATCGGTATAGATACTGCTCCGGAACAACCGGAAGAACAACCTGTTTCTGAAAAAAAAGAAGAAGCCCCCATCCAGCCCCCAGCAGCTGTAGCGGTACAAACTCAGCCGAAACCTGTAGTAGAAAAAAAACCTGCACAAGCAAGCGCTTCGGTTACCATTAAACCTAAGGCGAAAACGCCGGCTAAGCCTGCTGCACCGCAGGTTCAAACCCTTTATTGGGTTCAGACTGCTTCGCTTGCAAGCAGGATTAACGCCGAACGCGCACGGGATAAGCTTGCTGCGCAGCACATGAAGGTAGAGATTTTTACTAAAGAGACTTCTTCCGGATTAACGCATCGTGTAAGAGTTGGTCCCTTTACTAATAACACCGAAGCAAAGTATTGGCTAAATAGCATCAAAAAAATTGAGGGCTTTGAAAAAAGCTATGTTACGGAAGAAAAGGTAAAGACGAATAATTAA
- a CDS encoding DUF5723 family protein — protein MKKKWFIVLYIVIGLVAAFGQDAVGTSTDSEIVTEQEPDRVQTDSEAVQSFQEDAVAQSENEASAAVSVDNDDSTALPSAASAENTSAEPVAHTDTGVAESVTSSAPNINAKNESSGAGTVIVPEQNTKEQEHADVLQPVEMNEPMERSKRRSLSMHSGLTIAASGANNAFSFQDFFQPELVIDLNTLSDKTIKSGIHANVLFNFDWFFQFTVLEEHTVKLSTTVNVDGWTNVSKSLLDLIAKGNEANADGKAIKGAVNAKLNAFADTGILYQLKKPNYGFSARLAYFIPLAYMENPQATVTLSPKKNGEHIEGLIMEAEGTANIYGYLPAMAARRGISVPELLKNGGLDLSLGGSYSPTKWVTVTGGVNYLPLMVVQMNTGLQSHFKFEGSVDNLLSAIGDKNKEIFTQNMKMDELSDKLPQKKIMRPCKIQIGADFRPFQNDYLILSPSFAFPVINAKPYYVDGSLKIESRFAKVLGAYLDIGCIERMWRHELCFFIASRGFTLNLAASVASQDFRRTFTTLSGVGVKLGVGIGF, from the coding sequence ATGAAAAAAAAATGGTTTATTGTATTATATATCGTAATAGGTCTTGTTGCAGCGTTCGGGCAGGATGCGGTAGGTACTAGTACCGATTCTGAAATAGTAACTGAACAAGAACCCGATCGTGTTCAAACTGATAGTGAAGCCGTTCAGTCTTTCCAAGAAGATGCGGTAGCTCAATCCGAAAACGAAGCATCCGCCGCCGTTTCTGTTGACAATGACGACAGTACCGCGCTGCCTTCTGCTGCGTCTGCCGAAAATACTTCTGCCGAGCCTGTTGCTCATACAGATACCGGTGTAGCCGAATCCGTGACTTCGTCAGCTCCAAACATAAATGCTAAAAACGAATCTTCCGGCGCGGGAACGGTAATCGTCCCTGAACAGAACACGAAAGAGCAAGAGCATGCAGATGTACTACAGCCCGTTGAAATGAATGAACCGATGGAGCGGTCTAAGCGGCGCTCGCTTTCTATGCATTCGGGATTAACAATTGCAGCCAGTGGTGCAAACAATGCGTTTTCTTTTCAGGACTTTTTTCAGCCGGAACTGGTTATCGACCTTAATACACTTTCAGACAAGACGATAAAGTCAGGTATCCATGCAAACGTTTTATTTAACTTTGATTGGTTCTTTCAATTTACTGTACTTGAAGAGCACACTGTAAAACTCTCCACCACAGTTAATGTGGATGGATGGACGAATGTCTCAAAAAGTTTGCTCGATCTTATCGCAAAAGGAAATGAGGCGAATGCAGATGGAAAGGCAATTAAAGGAGCTGTCAATGCAAAGCTCAATGCTTTTGCCGACACAGGAATACTGTATCAACTGAAAAAACCGAATTATGGCTTTTCTGCCCGGCTTGCGTATTTTATTCCGCTTGCATATATGGAAAATCCGCAAGCAACAGTCACCTTATCACCCAAAAAAAACGGAGAGCATATTGAAGGGCTGATCATGGAAGCGGAAGGCACAGCAAATATTTATGGGTATTTGCCGGCAATGGCAGCGAGGAGAGGCATTTCTGTTCCCGAACTTTTAAAAAACGGTGGGCTCGATCTTAGTTTAGGTGGATCATACAGCCCGACAAAGTGGGTTACCGTTACCGGCGGGGTAAATTATTTGCCACTTATGGTTGTACAAATGAATACGGGGCTGCAGAGTCATTTTAAATTTGAAGGTTCGGTAGACAATCTTTTAAGCGCTATCGGAGATAAAAATAAAGAAATTTTTACTCAAAATATGAAAATGGATGAGCTCTCCGATAAGTTGCCTCAGAAAAAAATTATGCGTCCGTGTAAGATTCAAATCGGGGCAGATTTTAGACCGTTTCAAAATGATTATTTGATCTTATCACCGTCTTTTGCCTTTCCGGTTATCAATGCAAAGCCGTATTATGTAGATGGAAGTCTTAAAATTGAAAGCCGGTTTGCAAAAGTGCTTGGAGCCTATTTGGATATCGGATGTATCGAACGAATGTGGCGGCATGAACTTTGCTTCTTTATTGCTTCGCGCGGTTTTACACTTAACCTTGCCGCATCGGTTGCGTCACAGGATTTCAGGCGTACGTTTACCACTCTATCCGGAGTTGGGGTAAAGCTTGGCGTAGGTATCGGTTTCTAG
- the prs gene encoding ribose-phosphate diphosphokinase, whose product MIYSGSANLAILACPGGEHFADAVIQHLRRIYVEKLNRKIDKLIKRYNLQKENLIRDLNFYNDLISSGLHENNEIEKIRIPRFKVNARFTYFMNGEFKTEILECIRGKNVCIFQDVENHYPLWVNEGKNQHVFSVNDHLMSMMVTIDAVRYAGAAHITLVVPVYPYSRQHKKKGREGLTASMLGHFYETLGVDQIITLDIHSREIENSFHTARIENLHASYQIIRELIKIENLADPNAELVIVAPDSGAVDRNKFYSSGLKKPLAMIYKERDYSVVTQNAKQSNIVNINLLGDVNGKTAFLADDMLGTGGTLLKAMEFLKSKGAKKVIAAVSLPFFTGDAIQLFDEAYKKGHFYRIIGTNAVYHEELLKKEWYISTDVSRLFAQAISRLHHNQSLSGLLDNRDIIERILHTADSNAQNKTDNKQD is encoded by the coding sequence ATGATATACTCCGGGTCTGCGAATTTGGCAATTCTGGCGTGTCCGGGCGGCGAGCACTTTGCCGATGCGGTAATTCAGCATTTAAGGCGTATTTATGTAGAAAAACTTAATAGAAAAATAGATAAGTTAATAAAACGGTATAATTTACAAAAAGAAAACCTCATCCGAGACCTCAATTTTTATAACGATCTTATTTCTTCCGGTTTACATGAAAATAACGAGATTGAAAAAATCCGGATTCCTCGGTTTAAAGTGAATGCCCGTTTTACCTACTTTATGAACGGCGAATTTAAGACGGAAATACTGGAATGTATTCGTGGAAAGAATGTCTGTATTTTTCAGGATGTAGAAAATCATTATCCGCTCTGGGTGAATGAAGGTAAGAATCAACACGTTTTTTCGGTCAATGATCACCTTATGTCGATGATGGTAACCATCGACGCCGTTCGGTATGCCGGAGCTGCGCATATTACGCTTGTTGTTCCTGTGTATCCGTATAGCCGTCAGCATAAAAAGAAGGGACGTGAAGGATTGACTGCCAGTATGCTGGGACATTTTTACGAAACGCTCGGCGTTGATCAAATTATTACGTTGGATATCCATTCCCGCGAGATTGAAAATTCCTTCCATACTGCCCGAATCGAAAATCTTCATGCAAGTTATCAGATTATTCGAGAGCTGATAAAAATTGAAAACCTTGCAGATCCCAATGCCGAGCTTGTTATTGTTGCGCCGGATAGCGGGGCGGTAGACCGGAACAAATTTTATTCCAGCGGTCTAAAAAAACCGCTTGCAATGATTTACAAAGAGCGTGATTATTCCGTAGTTACCCAAAATGCAAAGCAATCCAATATTGTAAATATCAATTTATTAGGTGATGTAAACGGTAAAACCGCCTTCCTTGCCGATGATATGCTTGGTACAGGCGGAACTTTGTTAAAAGCAATGGAGTTCCTTAAAAGCAAGGGTGCGAAAAAAGTTATTGCGGCGGTGAGTTTGCCGTTTTTTACCGGTGATGCAATCCAGCTTTTTGATGAAGCATATAAAAAAGGACATTTTTATCGCATCATCGGTACCAATGCGGTATACCACGAAGAGTTGCTCAAGAAAGAATGGTATATTTCAACTGATGTTTCAAGATTGTTTGCGCAGGCTATTTCGCGGTTGCATCATAATCAGTCTTTGAGTGGTTTGTTGGATAATAGAGATATTATCGAGCGGATATTGCATACAGCGGATTCGAATGCACAAAATAAGACAGATAATAAACAAGATTAA